A window of Fluoribacter dumoffii NY 23 contains these coding sequences:
- a CDS encoding type III polyketide synthase, which produces MQSKITAIGIATPPFMRTQDEIAELISTGFHLDEAQKKILKKIYKSSGIETRHSVLTDYCKKPGQFEFFPNTAHGSFPSTFQRMQLYKDNALNLAVESIENCLNSINFDRSKITHLITVSCTGMYAPGIDIEIVQKLNLASSVKRTAINFMGCYGAFNGLKVANAFCQTEPHSNVLLVCVELCTIHFQNAFNIENIVSNAIFADGAATALIQAKTDTEKYFNIESFYCDLVPQTSRDMAWTICDYGFDIVLGSYVPEAIKSGILMFTEKLLEQASYSFNDIDFYAIHPGGTKILQACEHALNISPDDLQYSYEVLKRYGNMSSATVLFVLKKIWDKLNIQDKAKNVFSCAFGPGLTLESMILKIQHH; this is translated from the coding sequence ATGCAATCAAAGATTACTGCAATAGGAATTGCAACGCCTCCATTTATGCGCACACAAGATGAGATTGCCGAACTTATTTCTACGGGATTTCATCTTGATGAAGCGCAAAAAAAAATATTGAAAAAAATATACAAATCTTCAGGTATTGAAACAAGACATAGTGTTTTAACCGATTACTGTAAAAAACCCGGACAATTTGAATTCTTTCCCAATACTGCTCATGGAAGTTTCCCTTCAACTTTTCAGAGAATGCAATTATATAAAGATAATGCCCTTAATCTAGCGGTAGAATCTATTGAAAATTGTTTAAACAGCATTAATTTTGATCGCAGTAAAATAACTCATTTAATCACAGTCAGTTGTACGGGAATGTATGCACCTGGCATTGATATAGAAATTGTGCAAAAACTCAATTTAGCCTCCTCGGTTAAACGCACAGCTATCAATTTTATGGGATGTTATGGTGCTTTTAATGGTTTAAAAGTAGCCAATGCATTTTGTCAAACAGAACCTCACAGTAATGTGCTGCTGGTTTGTGTCGAATTATGTACCATACATTTCCAGAATGCCTTTAACATAGAGAACATCGTTTCAAATGCTATTTTTGCTGATGGGGCTGCAACCGCTCTGATACAGGCAAAAACTGATACGGAAAAATATTTTAATATTGAAAGTTTTTATTGCGATTTGGTGCCGCAAACCAGTCGGGATATGGCATGGACTATTTGTGATTACGGTTTTGATATTGTGCTTGGATCTTATGTACCCGAAGCAATTAAATCAGGAATTTTAATGTTTACTGAAAAATTGTTGGAACAAGCCAGTTATTCATTTAACGATATTGATTTCTATGCAATTCATCCCGGTGGAACTAAAATTTTGCAAGCATGTGAACATGCATTAAACATAAGTCCTGATGACCTTCAATATTCATATGAGGTATTGAAAAGATATGGGAATATGTCTTCCGCAACGGTGTTATTCGTATTAAAAAAAATCTGGGATAAACTTAATATTCAAGATAAGGCAAAAAATGTTTTTAGTTGCGCTTTTGGACCCGGATTAACCTTGGAATCAATGATTCTCAAAATTCAGCATCATTAA
- a CDS encoding methyltransferase domain-containing protein encodes MIQLKIRSKEKEIIDLGPNFYTPHEYVQSLKKLFKINQWMGIFKNTVNLLKLYPPTSIVMDVGCGGGLFLLNLSKYYSKMHMIGVDISAEAVALAENELQEWRQQNKETSIVFKVQHQPELEMAANSVDIILLNLVCHHLDDEELIALLIKSHEISRKAIIINDLHRNSIAYLFYKIISPLLFNNRLITHDGLLSIQKSFTRKELKYFLEKACIKNYQIKWHFPFWWSILIRK; translated from the coding sequence ATGATCCAATTAAAAATACGATCCAAGGAAAAGGAAATAATAGATCTTGGTCCAAATTTCTATACACCGCATGAATACGTGCAATCATTAAAGAAGCTGTTCAAAATCAACCAATGGATGGGAATTTTTAAAAATACAGTTAATTTGCTAAAACTGTATCCTCCAACTTCAATAGTTATGGATGTAGGGTGCGGAGGGGGCTTATTTCTACTAAACCTGAGCAAATACTATTCTAAAATGCATATGATTGGGGTAGATATTTCCGCAGAGGCGGTTGCTCTCGCAGAAAATGAACTGCAGGAATGGCGACAACAAAATAAAGAAACATCCATTGTCTTTAAAGTACAACACCAACCCGAACTGGAAATGGCAGCAAATAGTGTGGATATCATTTTACTTAATTTGGTATGTCATCATTTGGACGATGAGGAGCTCATAGCTCTCTTAATCAAGTCACATGAGATCTCCCGAAAAGCCATAATCATTAATGATTTACATCGCAATTCTATTGCCTATTTGTTTTATAAAATAATTAGTCCTCTTTTATTTAATAACAGGCTTATAACTCATGACGGCCTGCTCTCGATTCAAAAAAGTTTTACTCGAAAAGAACTAAAATATTTTTTAGAGAAGGCATGTATTAAAAATTATCAAATCAAATGGCACTTCCCATTTTGGTGGAGTATCCTAATTAGAAAATAA
- a CDS encoding NAD(P)/FAD-dependent oxidoreductase, with amino-acid sequence MALDVLIIGGGPAGATTALLLAEAGWSVGLLEKKKFPRRKVCGEFISGTSLSLLQKMGLEEFYLTHGGPEINKVGLYADNVMLTTKMPSSASSQWGRALAREYLDTELVNKAKLRDVQVWQPCEAIHLQRTKKGEFICSVKANDEIELSASLVVVANGSWEKSIEHLETKIHKPSDLLAFKAHFTNSSLPADLMPLLAFPGGYGGIVHSSMQKVTLSCCIRRDVLQNLRLKTPGIHAGEAVYRYLLSQCRGVRESLGNAERVGAWLATGPIRPGIRCCYRDGIFFAGNIAGEAHPIVAEGISMAMQSGWLLASNLEQFKGNWNRAGILYSKQWNKYFRTRIQASALFAHLAMMNSWPRSLLLSMIKQFPIILNLGARFSGKIQQVVPVDKN; translated from the coding sequence ATGGCATTGGATGTGCTTATTATCGGAGGCGGACCGGCAGGGGCAACCACTGCGCTATTACTTGCTGAAGCAGGATGGTCCGTAGGGCTACTTGAAAAGAAAAAATTTCCGCGAAGAAAGGTCTGTGGGGAATTCATATCGGGAACCAGCTTATCCCTACTGCAAAAAATGGGATTGGAAGAATTTTATTTGACACATGGCGGTCCAGAAATTAATAAAGTAGGTTTATATGCTGATAATGTGATGCTGACGACGAAAATGCCCTCGTCAGCATCTTCTCAATGGGGCAGGGCATTGGCGCGTGAATATCTTGATACAGAACTGGTAAATAAAGCCAAACTGAGAGACGTACAAGTCTGGCAACCTTGTGAAGCAATCCATTTGCAACGTACAAAAAAGGGGGAATTTATTTGTTCTGTAAAGGCAAATGATGAAATAGAGTTAAGTGCTTCCTTGGTTGTGGTTGCTAATGGATCATGGGAAAAATCCATTGAGCACCTGGAGACCAAAATACATAAACCCTCAGATCTTTTAGCCTTTAAAGCCCATTTTACAAACTCAAGCTTACCCGCTGATTTGATGCCCTTGCTAGCATTTCCGGGAGGTTATGGGGGAATTGTTCATAGCAGCATGCAAAAAGTCACACTTTCGTGTTGTATTCGTCGGGATGTATTGCAAAATTTACGATTAAAAACCCCGGGAATACATGCAGGGGAAGCAGTTTATAGATATCTTTTGAGCCAATGCCGTGGGGTCCGGGAAAGTTTGGGTAATGCAGAACGAGTAGGTGCTTGGTTGGCGACAGGGCCGATTAGGCCTGGAATTCGTTGTTGCTATCGTGACGGTATCTTTTTTGCAGGTAATATTGCAGGAGAAGCCCATCCTATTGTAGCTGAAGGAATAAGTATGGCCATGCAATCAGGATGGCTTCTTGCAAGTAATCTAGAACAGTTTAAAGGGAATTGGAATCGGGCAGGGATTCTTTACTCAAAACAATGGAATAAATATTTCAGGACCCGCATTCAAGCCTCTGCGCTATTTGCACATCTTGCAATGATGAACTCCTGGCCCAGATCTTTACTTTTATCAATGATTAAGCAGTTCCCCATAATTTTAAACCTGGGTGCACGATTTAGTGGTAAAATACAACAAGTAGTTCCAGTTGATAAAAATTAA
- a CDS encoding hemolysin family protein has translation MINILLLLLAFALVLLNAFFVAAEFGMVKLRSTRVKTIKASYGLRGKILFHVHQHLDAYLSACQLGITFASLGLGWIGEPAFAHLLEPVLILIGVNSPQLTTVISFFIAFSLISFLHIVVGELMPKSLAIRQSERVSIWTALPLYGFYWIMYPAIWFLNTCSNVLLKIFKLDAVHQGEHYFSTEEIKLLLNASHLHGELTEDEIEIIEHTLDLAELKVTEVMRFNEEMVMINLNQSLHQMMDIIMKHRYSRYPVYDPEKQDVIGIIHVKDILPAIYHNTEIANIRSIIRPILKVSRRLPALDLLRQFREGMPHFALVYSGKNTILGFVTLDNLLQVLIGRIKDEFHRTKVDWVLNKDGSITASGNCSIYSLEQALNRDIDVEDDIDILTGLFLQRLGYIPKEGERIDFPEFVADIEKTKANKILQVKIYPKKISD, from the coding sequence ATGATTAATATTCTCTTGCTTCTATTGGCATTTGCATTGGTTTTATTGAATGCTTTTTTTGTGGCTGCTGAATTTGGTATGGTGAAGCTGCGTTCAACTCGAGTGAAAACAATCAAGGCCAGTTATGGTTTGAGAGGTAAAATTCTATTTCATGTACATCAACATCTCGATGCGTATTTATCCGCATGCCAACTAGGCATCACTTTCGCATCTCTTGGACTGGGTTGGATTGGTGAGCCCGCCTTTGCTCATTTATTGGAACCAGTTTTGATTCTTATTGGAGTTAACTCACCTCAACTTACAACAGTTATCTCTTTTTTTATTGCTTTTTCATTAATCTCGTTCCTTCATATTGTTGTTGGTGAATTGATGCCCAAGTCACTTGCTATCCGGCAGTCAGAAAGAGTCTCTATATGGACTGCTTTGCCCTTATATGGCTTTTACTGGATTATGTATCCGGCAATATGGTTTCTTAATACCTGCTCTAATGTTCTTTTAAAAATTTTTAAATTAGATGCTGTTCACCAAGGCGAACATTATTTTTCGACGGAAGAAATTAAGTTGCTTTTGAATGCCAGTCATCTTCATGGGGAATTAACCGAAGATGAAATCGAAATAATTGAGCATACGCTTGATTTGGCCGAGCTGAAGGTCACAGAAGTGATGCGTTTTAACGAAGAAATGGTCATGATTAATCTGAATCAGTCACTTCATCAAATGATGGATATTATTATGAAGCATCGTTATAGTCGTTATCCTGTGTATGACCCAGAGAAACAAGACGTTATTGGAATTATTCACGTAAAAGATATCCTGCCTGCCATATATCATAATACGGAAATAGCAAATATAAGATCAATTATTAGACCTATTCTAAAAGTTTCGCGCCGCTTACCTGCATTGGATTTATTACGTCAGTTTCGTGAGGGAATGCCCCATTTTGCTCTTGTTTATAGTGGTAAAAATACGATTTTGGGATTTGTTACCCTAGATAATTTACTTCAAGTGCTCATCGGCCGTATCAAGGATGAATTTCATCGTACCAAAGTAGATTGGGTATTAAACAAGGATGGAAGTATCACTGCATCAGGAAATTGCTCCATATACTCTTTGGAACAAGCCCTTAATCGTGACATCGACGTAGAAGATGATATCGATATTTTAACAGGATTGTTTTTACAACGCTTAGGCTATATACCAAAAGAAGGAGAACGCATCGATTTCCCTGAATTTGTTGCAGACATTGAAAAGACAAAGGCTAATAAAATACTACAAGTAAAAATTTATCCCAAAAAGATTTCAGACTAG
- the pbpC gene encoding penicillin-binding protein 1C: MNRIFKKLSIILISLLVSAYLILFFLPKPPLLEDVSFSRAVYDEHQKLLRLTLSKDEKYRLFTPLSSISKQVIEATLLQEDQYFYWHYGINPWATIKAMWQTYGVQSRRVGASTITMQVARLRYGMNSKKISGKLLQIIRAIQIEMHYSKNEILEAYLNLAPYGGNIEGVGAASLVYFGTGVNKITLPQSLTLSIIPQNPGKRTPNNKELKQIREHLLGRWLGKHPEDANKRGMFALPLVMQNTHMLPFNAPHYVNKVLSTAPNKQQGIETTLDYRTQMIIERITHHYLARKKTLGVNNAAVLLVDTRDMGIKAMLGSADFFNLGISGQINGTETKRSPGSTLKPFIYGLALDQGLIHPNSILKDVPHSFNGYNPENFDYEFIGPIKARDALVLSRNIPAIYLASQLNSPTLHQLLEKAQISQLRSESYYGLSLSLGGVELTMNELASLYAMLANDGIWYPIRSLKHEKRKSGVRLLSPEASYLVLDMLKNTPRLDDNSTSGTRLQVAWKTGTSSGYRDAWAVGVFGPYVLAVWIGNFDNKANPAFVGKDIAAPLFFELIDALRHERGPIRALEKHPEQMNLKKVEICKASGMLPTRYCKDTEWGWFIPGKSPIKTDTIYREVAINSKTGLRTCHMDEFTRFEIFEFWPSDLLSIFKKAGIQRHTPPFFEPDCILTGHPGIEPHITSPQNGISYIIRANSHLNNTIPFTAVTDAGVAHVYWFINETFIAKTKAGESYLWNAKPGKFVVRAVDDHGQSEARDIHVQLDS; this comes from the coding sequence ATGAACAGAATATTTAAAAAACTAAGCATAATCCTTATTTCACTCCTTGTCAGTGCCTATTTAATATTATTTTTTTTGCCAAAACCCCCGCTTTTAGAAGACGTCAGTTTTTCAAGGGCAGTTTATGATGAGCATCAAAAATTATTAAGGCTAACATTGAGCAAGGATGAGAAATATCGTCTGTTTACCCCTCTGTCATCCATATCAAAGCAGGTTATTGAGGCAACTTTATTACAAGAAGACCAGTATTTTTACTGGCATTATGGTATTAATCCCTGGGCAACGATAAAAGCTATGTGGCAAACATACGGCGTGCAATCACGAAGGGTAGGGGCCTCAACCATTACCATGCAAGTTGCACGGCTGCGGTATGGCATGAATTCAAAAAAAATTTCCGGGAAATTATTACAAATCATTCGTGCGATTCAAATTGAAATGCATTATAGCAAAAATGAAATTTTAGAGGCTTATTTGAATTTGGCACCCTATGGGGGCAACATTGAAGGTGTAGGGGCAGCAAGTTTAGTTTATTTTGGAACGGGTGTTAATAAAATTACCTTACCTCAATCTTTAACTTTAAGCATTATCCCTCAAAATCCAGGTAAAAGGACCCCCAATAATAAAGAATTAAAACAAATACGCGAGCATTTATTAGGACGTTGGTTAGGTAAGCATCCAGAAGATGCGAATAAAAGAGGCATGTTTGCTCTTCCGTTGGTCATGCAAAATACTCATATGCTTCCCTTTAATGCACCTCATTATGTGAACAAGGTTTTATCTACTGCACCAAACAAACAGCAAGGCATTGAAACTACTTTAGATTATCGTACTCAAATGATAATCGAGCGCATTACCCATCACTATCTTGCCAGAAAAAAGACACTGGGGGTAAATAATGCAGCTGTGTTGCTTGTAGATACTCGGGACATGGGTATTAAAGCAATGTTAGGGTCGGCTGACTTTTTTAATTTAGGCATTAGCGGGCAAATAAATGGCACAGAGACCAAACGTTCGCCAGGCTCCACATTAAAGCCATTTATCTACGGATTGGCTTTAGATCAAGGCCTAATCCATCCAAACTCCATCTTAAAAGACGTGCCTCACAGTTTTAATGGATATAATCCTGAAAATTTTGATTATGAATTTATAGGACCTATTAAAGCCAGGGATGCTTTGGTTCTGAGCCGTAATATTCCAGCAATTTATCTTGCAAGCCAGTTAAACAGTCCTACCCTCCACCAATTATTGGAAAAAGCACAAATCAGCCAATTACGCTCTGAGTCGTACTATGGATTATCCTTAAGTCTAGGTGGTGTCGAATTGACTATGAATGAACTGGCCAGTTTATATGCGATGTTGGCTAATGACGGAATATGGTATCCAATTCGCTCGTTGAAACATGAGAAAAGGAAAAGCGGTGTTCGTTTGCTAAGTCCAGAAGCAAGCTATCTGGTATTGGATATGTTAAAAAATACTCCGCGCTTGGATGACAATTCCACGAGCGGGACTCGTTTGCAGGTCGCCTGGAAAACCGGCACGTCATCTGGATACCGTGATGCATGGGCTGTTGGTGTATTTGGTCCTTATGTTTTGGCAGTATGGATAGGAAATTTTGACAATAAAGCTAATCCTGCATTTGTAGGCAAGGATATTGCAGCTCCCTTATTTTTTGAACTGATCGATGCATTAAGGCATGAACGAGGCCCTATTCGTGCTTTGGAGAAACATCCCGAACAAATGAATTTAAAAAAAGTTGAAATATGTAAAGCATCGGGTATGTTGCCAACACGATACTGCAAAGACACTGAGTGGGGTTGGTTTATCCCTGGAAAATCTCCAATAAAAACAGATACAATTTATAGAGAGGTAGCCATTAACAGCAAAACCGGGTTACGCACTTGCCACATGGATGAATTTACCCGTTTTGAAATTTTTGAATTTTGGCCGTCTGATTTGTTAAGTATTTTTAAGAAAGCTGGAATTCAAAGACATACCCCTCCTTTTTTTGAGCCTGACTGCATCTTAACGGGACATCCCGGTATTGAGCCGCACATTACATCACCACAAAATGGAATTAGTTATATAATTCGTGCTAATTCCCATCTAAATAACACCATCCCCTTCACCGCTGTAACAGACGCGGGTGTTGCTCATGTTTACTGGTTTATTAATGAAACGTTTATCGCCAAAACAAAAGCAGGGGAATCTTATTTATGGAACGCAAAACCTGGAAAATTTGTTGTTCGGGCAGTAGATGACCATGGGCAATCAGAGGCCCGCGATATTCATGTTCAACTTGATAGTTGA